In Acidovorax sp. GBBC 1281, a single window of DNA contains:
- a CDS encoding N-acetylmuramoyl-L-alanine amidase, whose amino-acid sequence MLLIEKTGRIVHPKIKPAISHAIERGSMHVINGIVIHQTASPTAKATLNAYTAPDANGAHLLIDKDGSIYQTASIYQKTHHVGHIQSRCLAEHQCSPKDIKDLQGKRVGAQIGRVEVRKEAFPSALPLQRGLHRHRNSLDGTGRRIRSGDSATAGLIVVAALRVGPSSGNIHERSLQAFGNFVEIGNRRE is encoded by the coding sequence TTGTTGCTAATCGAAAAGACGGGGCGAATTGTTCATCCGAAAATAAAGCCTGCCATCAGCCATGCGATCGAACGAGGCAGCATGCACGTCATCAACGGCATCGTCATTCATCAAACCGCCAGTCCTACGGCAAAAGCCACACTCAACGCTTACACCGCACCGGATGCGAATGGAGCTCATCTGTTGATCGATAAGGATGGGTCCATCTATCAAACGGCTTCCATCTACCAAAAGACCCACCACGTGGGGCACATCCAATCCCGATGCCTGGCCGAGCACCAATGCAGTCCCAAAGACATTAAGGATCTCCAAGGCAAGCGGGTGGGAGCACAAATTGGAAGAGTCGAGGTCAGGAAGGAAGCCTTTCCCTCAGCGTTACCCCTTCAACGGGGACTCCATCGGCATCGAAATAGTCTCGATGGCACCGGGAGGCGTATTCGAAGCGGTGACTCAGCAACAGCAGGACTCATTGTCGTGGCTGCTTTGAGAGTTGGGCCAAGCTCTGGGAATATCCATGAGCGCAGTCTTCAGGCATTCGGAAATTTCGTGGAAATTGGAAACCGAAGGGAGTAG
- a CDS encoding LacI family DNA-binding transcriptional regulator codes for MASIKDVAERAGVSTTTVSRVLSNPAAVRTPLRERVEQAIAALAYRPNLAARRLRQQRASLVGLIVSDIRSPFFTDVGRAVEDVAYRHGLRLILCNTDEDPAKEQSYLELMADEQASGVILSPTMEGLKRLRPADWPFPMVLVDRALDTTRADRVVLDNRAAARRATEHLLDAGYRRIAVLAGTHSTTGQERQAGYADALRERGLAPDPHWVAPTREAGMAAATALLAGTGGMPRPDALLATNGLLLLGTVHAIQAAGLSMPNDIGLAGFDNNDWTALPALDVTVIAQPTYDIGRTAAELLLQRLAEPERTVRRVVLEGALLARGSTRRG; via the coding sequence TTGGCCAGCATCAAGGACGTCGCGGAGCGCGCGGGCGTCTCCACCACCACCGTATCGCGCGTGCTGTCGAACCCCGCCGCCGTGCGCACGCCGCTGCGCGAGCGCGTCGAGCAGGCCATCGCCGCGCTCGCCTACCGCCCCAACCTGGCGGCCCGGCGCCTGCGCCAGCAGCGGGCCTCGCTGGTGGGGCTGATCGTCTCGGACATCCGCAGCCCGTTCTTCACCGACGTGGGTCGCGCGGTGGAGGACGTGGCCTACCGCCACGGCCTGCGGCTCATCCTGTGCAACACCGACGAAGACCCGGCCAAGGAGCAGTCCTACCTCGAACTGATGGCCGACGAGCAGGCCAGCGGCGTGATCCTCTCGCCCACCATGGAAGGCCTCAAGCGCCTGCGGCCCGCCGACTGGCCGTTTCCGATGGTGCTGGTGGACCGCGCCCTCGACACCACCCGCGCCGACCGCGTGGTGCTGGACAACCGCGCGGCCGCCCGGCGCGCTACCGAACACCTGCTGGACGCCGGCTACCGACGCATCGCCGTGCTGGCCGGCACGCACAGCACCACGGGCCAGGAGCGCCAGGCCGGCTACGCGGATGCACTGCGCGAACGCGGGCTGGCGCCCGATCCGCACTGGGTCGCCCCCACGCGCGAGGCCGGCATGGCCGCCGCCACGGCGCTGCTGGCGGGCACCGGGGGCATGCCGCGCCCGGACGCCTTGCTGGCCACGAACGGCCTGCTGCTGCTGGGCACGGTGCACGCGATCCAGGCCGCGGGCCTGTCCATGCCGAACGACATCGGCCTGGCCGGCTTCGACAACAACGACTGGACGGCCCTGCCGGCCCTGGACGTGACGGTGATCGCGCAGCCTACGTACGACATCGGGCGCACCGCGGCCGAGTTGCTGCTGCAGCGGCTGGCAGAGCCTGAACGGACGGTACGGCGGGTGGTGCTGGAAGGAGCGCTGCTGGCGCGGGGCTCCACGCGCAGGGGATGA
- a CDS encoding EAL domain-containing protein yields the protein MNAGVAPDCPAPEVAAARAVRTRDPQGEPDWRILVVDSDAGVHAAMRAALQGRTLFGRALAPRHAFSGEEARALLMGEPNVAMVLLDVASEPVGGTGAAAGTALALVDFIRHTARLPNARIVLRTDQPGPVTDLDTLLQYDINDYRPKSELTHDRLLALVVTSVRSYQRLCAAEASRRSLELIVRSSASLLETTDPRAFASGVITQLAALLGVACHGLVCAQQGETADRFQVLAATGRFAGLADGPFDAVSARAEWSVLRCVLEGRCNGYAADGGVALYIGHQGRQGMAVFIDVPAARGALDTQMLDVFCANLGTLLHNHGLLARLHEYAYYDPLVRLPNRAHFVEKVDECARLGTRGHILALLDIDDFSATNDVMGHRFGDCLLERVARALSAALPPGVLLARLGADTFGVLGAAAQVSLQRLLDCVRQPLAVNGVAQKVSLTCGYVFLPEVPQAGADLVKDATIALKRAKRDHRGHHLEYSDHMGAEARTRALLLSDLRAAIDTAKLFLVYQPQIDLATRRLVGLEALVRWRADDGQLISPDQFIPVAEHSGLIVALGKWVLSTACACMRELLEAGHAPGRMAVNVSSVQLQDPAFFDTVCAALAASGLKGPQLELEITESVAALPTQLLNSTLSSLRAQGISIAIDDFGTGYSSLSYLERLALDRIKIDRSFVRHLGEPHGVRIAEMVAQLGRKLGLQVLAEGIEDAAALRALLDMGCHEGQGYHIAMPMEKGALMAWLQQRR from the coding sequence ATGAACGCCGGGGTGGCGCCCGACTGTCCAGCGCCGGAAGTCGCCGCCGCGCGTGCCGTCCGCACCCGCGACCCGCAGGGCGAGCCCGACTGGCGCATCCTCGTCGTGGACAGCGACGCAGGCGTGCATGCGGCCATGCGCGCAGCGCTGCAGGGCCGCACGCTTTTCGGCCGCGCCCTGGCGCCGCGGCACGCTTTTTCGGGCGAAGAAGCGCGTGCGTTGCTGATGGGCGAGCCGAACGTGGCGATGGTGCTGCTCGACGTGGCTTCGGAGCCGGTGGGCGGCACCGGCGCGGCGGCCGGCACCGCCCTGGCGCTGGTCGACTTCATCCGCCACACCGCCCGCCTGCCCAATGCGCGCATCGTGCTTCGCACGGACCAGCCCGGGCCGGTGACGGACCTGGACACCCTGCTGCAGTACGACATCAACGACTACCGCCCCAAGTCCGAACTGACGCACGACCGGCTGCTGGCCCTGGTCGTCACCTCCGTGCGGTCCTACCAGCGGCTGTGCGCCGCCGAGGCCAGCCGCCGCAGCCTGGAACTCATCGTGCGGTCCAGCGCGTCCTTGCTGGAGACCACCGATCCGCGGGCTTTCGCCTCGGGCGTGATCACCCAACTGGCGGCATTGCTGGGCGTTGCATGCCATGGGCTGGTGTGCGCGCAGCAGGGAGAGACTGCGGACCGGTTCCAGGTGCTGGCGGCCACCGGCCGGTTCGCCGGCCTCGCCGACGGGCCGTTCGATGCCGTTTCCGCCCGGGCCGAGTGGAGCGTGCTGCGCTGTGTGCTGGAAGGCCGCTGCAATGGGTATGCCGCCGATGGCGGCGTGGCGCTGTACATCGGGCACCAGGGCCGGCAGGGCATGGCCGTCTTCATCGACGTGCCCGCTGCGCGCGGCGCGCTCGATACCCAGATGCTGGACGTCTTCTGCGCCAATCTGGGCACCCTGCTGCACAACCACGGCCTGCTCGCGCGGCTGCACGAATACGCCTATTACGACCCGCTGGTCCGCCTGCCCAACCGTGCGCACTTCGTCGAGAAGGTGGACGAATGCGCCCGCCTCGGCACGCGCGGCCACATCCTGGCGTTGCTCGACATCGACGATTTCAGCGCCACCAACGACGTCATGGGCCACCGCTTCGGGGACTGCCTGCTGGAGCGGGTCGCCCGCGCGCTGTCCGCGGCACTGCCGCCGGGTGTGCTGCTGGCCCGCCTGGGGGCGGACACGTTCGGCGTGTTGGGGGCGGCGGCGCAGGTGTCACTGCAGCGGCTGCTGGACTGCGTTCGCCAGCCCCTGGCGGTGAATGGCGTGGCGCAAAAGGTGTCGCTCACCTGCGGCTATGTCTTCCTGCCCGAGGTGCCCCAGGCGGGCGCCGATCTCGTCAAGGACGCCACCATCGCCTTGAAGCGCGCCAAGCGCGACCACCGCGGTCACCACCTGGAATATTCGGACCACATGGGCGCCGAGGCCCGCACCCGTGCGCTGCTGCTGTCCGACCTGCGGGCGGCCATCGACACCGCCAAGCTCTTTCTGGTCTACCAACCCCAGATCGACCTGGCGACCCGGCGCCTGGTGGGGCTGGAAGCCCTGGTGCGCTGGCGCGCGGACGATGGCCAGCTGATATCGCCCGACCAGTTCATTCCCGTGGCCGAGCATTCGGGACTCATCGTGGCGCTGGGCAAGTGGGTGCTGTCCACCGCGTGCGCGTGCATGCGGGAGTTGCTGGAGGCGGGCCATGCGCCCGGGCGCATGGCGGTCAACGTGTCGTCCGTGCAGTTGCAGGACCCCGCCTTTTTCGACACGGTGTGCGCGGCCCTGGCGGCCAGCGGGCTAAAGGGGCCGCAGCTGGAGCTGGAGATCACGGAGTCGGTGGCCGCGCTGCCCACCCAATTGCTGAACTCGACCCTGTCCAGCCTGCGCGCGCAAGGCATCTCCATCGCGATCGACGATTTCGGCACGGGCTATTCCTCGCTGAGCTACCTGGAGCGGCTGGCGCTCGACCGCATCAAGATCGACCGCTCCTTCGTGCGCCACCTGGGCGAGCCGCACGGCGTCCGGATCGCGGAAATGGTGGCGCAACTGGGTCGCAAGCTCGGGCTGCAGGTGCTGGCCGAGGGCATCGAGGATGCCGCCGCGCTGCGCGCCCTGCTGGACATGGGTTGCCACGAGGGCCAGGGCTACCACATCGCCATGCCGATGGAGAAGGGGGCCCTCATGGCCTGGTTGCAGCAACGGCGGTGA
- a CDS encoding DUF1987 domain-containing protein, with protein MDNLYIAPTPSSPEVDFKFDAHALSLRGESYPENAAAFYGDVLTQLRAYLAEQVDTKIEVSIALAYFNSSSTKMLFNLIEALSDAAGAGNEIVVHWYHDEEDDTILEFGQELSEDFPAIHFSTHPVSAA; from the coding sequence ATGGACAACCTCTATATCGCACCGACCCCCAGTTCACCGGAGGTGGACTTCAAGTTCGACGCCCACGCGCTGAGCTTGCGCGGCGAGTCCTACCCCGAGAATGCCGCGGCGTTCTATGGCGACGTTCTCACGCAGCTCAGGGCCTATCTGGCCGAGCAGGTGGACACCAAAATCGAGGTGAGCATCGCGCTCGCCTACTTCAACAGCTCGAGCACCAAGATGCTCTTCAACCTGATCGAGGCGCTCAGCGATGCGGCCGGCGCGGGCAACGAGATCGTGGTGCACTGGTACCACGATGAGGAAGACGACACCATCCTCGAATTCGGCCAGGAGCTCAGCGAAGACTTTCCCGCCATTCATTTCTCGACCCACCCCGTCAGCGCGGCCTGA
- a CDS encoding GGDEF domain-containing protein, with translation MDAATTPDLFEAENQALLVARSVCQRHEGLEEAPCRQALGDLLVAYERLLRETRRLVRRSDRAELDMNQLNLRLQDLAAQLEYRANHDPLTGVLNRAAIIERVNQQLRSGGLALIVLDIDHFKRINDSFGHPVGDRVILGVVACLQAVVPPTAQVGRVGGEEFTVVLPGQGHDTAMPVAEALRQAIESHRFDLPDGSGITASFGLSCLAQGGTFDNAYGLADEALYVAKRGGRNRVSLAPCSRHLPAA, from the coding sequence ATGGACGCCGCGACCACCCCGGACCTGTTCGAGGCCGAAAACCAGGCCTTGCTGGTCGCACGCAGCGTCTGCCAGCGCCATGAAGGCCTGGAAGAGGCCCCCTGCCGGCAGGCGCTGGGCGATCTGCTGGTCGCCTACGAGCGGCTGCTGCGGGAGACGCGTCGCCTGGTGCGCCGCAGCGACCGGGCGGAACTGGACATGAACCAGCTGAACCTGCGGCTGCAGGACCTGGCAGCCCAGCTGGAGTACCGGGCCAACCACGACCCGCTGACCGGCGTGCTCAACCGGGCGGCCATCATCGAGCGGGTCAACCAGCAGCTGCGAAGCGGCGGCCTCGCGCTGATCGTGCTGGACATCGACCATTTCAAGCGCATCAACGACAGTTTCGGCCACCCGGTGGGCGACCGGGTGATCCTGGGCGTGGTCGCCTGCCTGCAGGCCGTCGTGCCCCCGACCGCGCAAGTCGGCCGGGTCGGCGGCGAGGAGTTCACCGTGGTGCTGCCGGGACAGGGCCACGATACGGCGATGCCGGTGGCCGAGGCCTTGCGCCAGGCCATCGAGTCCCACCGTTTCGACCTGCCCGATGGCAGCGGCATCACGGCCAGCTTCGGGCTGAGCTGCCTGGCGCAGGGCGGCACCTTCGACAACGCCTACGGTCTGGCGGACGAGGCCTTGTACGTCGCCAAGCGCGGCGGCCGCAATCGCGTGTCGCTCGCCCCGTGCAGCCGCCACCTGCCTGCCGCATGA
- the ptsP gene encoding phosphoenolpyruvate--protein phosphotransferase — MSTIPVEVRLGAAPHNREDAVRAAGALLAQAGHAQPAYTDSLLQREKVANTFLGQGLAIPHGMVEDKHLVRRTGLAVLQVPGGVRWGDDAKQARLVVAIAAASDEHIAVLRRLTRLMRDDALMDRLATTRDAGEIVRALTGEESAGAAEAAGLEDFPLGHELSLNYPNGLHARPAGQWAQAVKRFTARVHVRCGDTVADAKNLAALLSLGARRGAQLRLLAQGPDAPAALAALRDTIVRLGEEESRQAELSAARQAQAQGLGRELGDWQPTARQTFTGIAASPGLVIGTLVQAGAAALEVDDRFTSVAAEAAALDQALAAALAQLQQLADGARAAGKAEQAGIFTAHAGLLQDAELLLATSRSVVQGHGVAWAWRRAVGERVAAQRALADATLAARAADVQDVGERVLRHLLGRGDEPEGGAAAAWPADAILLADDLSPSVTAQIDTAKVRGFCTARGGPTAHTAILARALGLPAVVAAGPGVLGADAAAGTPAILDGYRGRLYVGPSETALIEARERMQRLARRQEEEARTRQLPATTTDGHTVEIAANANRADQATHALAAGAEGVGLMRTEFLFLERDAVPDEDDQYAVYRAMVEALDGRPLIVRTLDIGGDKQVPHLDLPVEDNPFLGLRGARLCLRRDDLLVPQLRALYRAARHGPLSVMFPMISTVEEVHQLRQRMEAVRRELDAPEVPVGIMIEVPSAALMADRLAAHVDFFSIGTNDLTQYALAVDRQHPELAGMADSLHPSVLRLIERTIAGALAHGRWVGVCGGLAGEPLGAALLAGLGVQELSMSSGDIGSVKALLRRHSLAELQDLARRALDVDTADEVRALGAALRPAGPVADTGDAS, encoded by the coding sequence ATGTCCACGATCCCGGTCGAGGTCCGCCTGGGCGCCGCGCCCCACAACCGAGAAGACGCCGTGCGCGCCGCGGGCGCCCTGCTGGCTCAAGCCGGCCATGCCCAGCCTGCCTACACCGACAGCCTGCTGCAGCGCGAGAAAGTCGCCAACACCTTCCTGGGCCAGGGCCTGGCCATTCCGCATGGCATGGTCGAGGACAAGCACCTCGTGCGGCGCACCGGTCTGGCCGTGCTGCAGGTGCCGGGCGGTGTGCGCTGGGGCGACGATGCCAAGCAGGCGCGCCTGGTGGTGGCCATTGCCGCCGCGTCGGACGAGCACATCGCGGTGCTGCGCCGCCTGACCCGCCTGATGCGCGACGACGCCCTGATGGACCGCCTGGCGACCACACGCGATGCCGGCGAGATCGTGCGGGCGCTCACGGGCGAGGAGTCCGCAGGGGCGGCCGAGGCCGCCGGGCTGGAGGACTTTCCGCTGGGCCACGAGCTGTCGCTCAACTACCCCAACGGCCTGCATGCGCGCCCGGCCGGGCAGTGGGCGCAGGCGGTCAAGCGCTTCACCGCGCGGGTGCACGTGCGCTGCGGCGACACGGTGGCCGATGCCAAGAACCTGGCTGCGCTGCTGAGCCTGGGCGCGAGGCGCGGGGCGCAGCTGCGCCTGTTGGCGCAAGGCCCCGATGCGCCGGCGGCGCTGGCGGCCCTGCGCGACACCATCGTGCGGCTGGGCGAGGAGGAAAGCCGCCAGGCCGAGCTGTCCGCCGCCCGCCAGGCCCAGGCCCAAGGGCTGGGGCGCGAGCTGGGCGACTGGCAGCCCACGGCCCGCCAGACCTTCACCGGCATCGCGGCCAGCCCGGGCCTCGTGATCGGCACGCTGGTGCAGGCGGGCGCCGCGGCGCTGGAGGTGGACGACCGCTTCACCTCCGTGGCCGCCGAGGCCGCCGCGCTGGACCAAGCCCTGGCTGCCGCGCTGGCGCAGTTGCAGCAGCTGGCCGATGGCGCGCGCGCGGCGGGCAAGGCCGAGCAGGCGGGCATCTTCACCGCCCACGCGGGCCTGCTGCAGGATGCCGAACTGCTGCTGGCCACCAGCCGCAGCGTGGTGCAGGGCCACGGCGTGGCCTGGGCCTGGCGCCGCGCGGTGGGCGAGCGGGTGGCCGCGCAGCGCGCGCTGGCCGATGCCACGCTGGCCGCGCGCGCGGCCGATGTGCAGGATGTGGGTGAGCGCGTGCTGCGCCACCTGCTGGGCCGCGGGGACGAGCCGGAAGGCGGCGCTGCCGCCGCGTGGCCGGCCGATGCCATCTTGCTGGCGGACGACCTGTCGCCCTCGGTCACCGCGCAGATCGACACGGCCAAGGTGCGGGGCTTTTGCACCGCGCGCGGCGGCCCGACTGCCCACACGGCCATCCTGGCGCGCGCCCTGGGGCTGCCCGCCGTCGTGGCGGCCGGCCCCGGCGTGCTGGGCGCCGATGCCGCGGCCGGCACGCCCGCCATCCTGGACGGCTACCGCGGCCGGCTCTACGTGGGCCCGAGCGAGACGGCGCTGATCGAGGCTCGCGAGCGCATGCAGCGCCTGGCCCGCCGGCAGGAGGAAGAGGCCCGCACCCGCCAGTTGCCCGCCACCACCACCGACGGCCACACGGTGGAGATCGCCGCCAATGCCAACCGGGCCGACCAGGCCACGCACGCGCTGGCGGCGGGGGCCGAGGGCGTGGGCCTGATGCGCACCGAATTTCTGTTCCTGGAGCGCGACGCGGTGCCCGACGAGGACGACCAGTACGCCGTGTACCGCGCCATGGTCGAGGCGCTGGACGGCCGCCCGCTGATCGTGCGCACGCTGGACATCGGCGGCGACAAGCAGGTGCCGCACCTGGACCTGCCGGTGGAGGACAACCCCTTTCTCGGCCTGCGCGGGGCGCGGCTGTGCCTGCGCCGCGACGACCTGCTGGTGCCGCAGCTGCGGGCGCTGTACCGCGCGGCGCGGCACGGCCCGCTGTCGGTCATGTTCCCGATGATCAGCACCGTGGAAGAGGTGCACCAGCTGCGCCAGCGCATGGAGGCGGTGCGCCGCGAGCTGGACGCGCCCGAGGTGCCCGTGGGCATCATGATCGAGGTGCCCTCGGCCGCGCTGATGGCCGACCGGCTGGCGGCGCACGTGGATTTCTTCTCCATCGGCACCAACGACCTCACGCAGTACGCGCTGGCGGTGGACCGGCAGCACCCGGAGCTGGCCGGCATGGCCGACAGCCTGCACCCCTCGGTGCTGCGGCTCATCGAACGCACCATCGCCGGCGCCCTGGCCCATGGGCGCTGGGTGGGCGTGTGCGGCGGATTGGCGGGCGAGCCGCTGGGCGCGGCGCTGCTGGCCGGCTTGGGCGTGCAGGAACTGAGCATGAGCAGCGGCGACATCGGCAGCGTCAAGGCGCTGCTGCGCCGCCATTCCCTGGCCGAACTGCAGGACCTCGCCCGCCGCGCGCTGGACGTGGACACCGCCGACGAGGTGCGCGCCCTGGGCGCCGCGCTGCGCCCGGCCGGCCCGGTGGCCGACACAGGGGATGCATCATGA
- a CDS encoding SiaB family protein kinase translates to MSSFMNAENPGSFFNLARQHRVIFYYVGYFSQNIIAAMADAVKLQLEVADVAGPTRRKLFSSFVEMAQNIIHYSADTLTPPSHDNGELRHGSVCIRREADGSFLLLCANPVEPRIADELREKLAALRSMTLEEIKQAYRQTLREETPEGSKGAGMGFLTMARDAREPLEFGFDATQGPDQAPVFYLKAAI, encoded by the coding sequence ATGTCCTCGTTCATGAACGCTGAAAACCCCGGTTCCTTCTTCAACCTGGCCAGGCAGCACCGCGTCATCTTCTACTACGTGGGCTACTTCTCGCAGAACATCATCGCGGCCATGGCCGATGCGGTGAAACTGCAGCTGGAGGTCGCGGACGTGGCGGGACCGACGCGGCGCAAGCTGTTCTCGTCCTTCGTGGAGATGGCGCAGAACATCATCCATTACTCCGCCGATACGCTCACGCCCCCCAGCCATGACAACGGCGAACTGCGCCACGGCTCGGTGTGCATCCGCCGCGAAGCCGACGGTAGCTTCCTGCTGCTGTGCGCCAACCCGGTGGAGCCGCGCATCGCCGACGAACTGCGCGAGAAGCTGGCCGCGCTGCGCAGCATGACGCTGGAAGAGATCAAGCAGGCCTACCGCCAGACTCTGCGCGAGGAGACCCCCGAGGGCAGCAAGGGCGCAGGCATGGGGTTCCTCACCATGGCCCGCGACGCCCGCGAACCGCTGGAATTTGGCTTCGACGCGACGCAAGGACCCGACCAGGCACCGGTGTTCTATCTGAAAGCGGCGATCTGA
- a CDS encoding 1-phosphofructokinase family hexose kinase, protein MTPEVLAGAAAPARVFTITLNPAIDQTVRIPTLVPGAVHRALGQQTEAGGKGIGVAAVLAALGVPVTASGWLGAENDGVFTTAFAASGIADAMVRVAGSTRTNIKLADAGRGDSTDINLPGLSLPPEALAQAEAQLLATLQQQVQYGDWCELAGSLPPGAAAGVWERLARALAAQGAHIVIDTGGDVLRQLLQRLSDPATGPAVPVALVKPNRAELEELAGRALPTLAEVAEAASDLCRRYGVRQAVVSLGGDGAVIATPQGRWHAEAPRVPVATTVGAGDALVAGTLAALAQGGTFPGAAVFGMACAAARIQRIAPGLPPRAEVDAIAAAIAPQPV, encoded by the coding sequence ATGACGCCAGAAGTTCTGGCCGGCGCGGCGGCGCCTGCCCGCGTGTTCACCATCACGCTCAACCCGGCCATCGACCAGACGGTGCGCATTCCCACGCTCGTGCCCGGCGCCGTGCACCGGGCCCTGGGGCAGCAGACCGAGGCCGGCGGCAAGGGCATCGGCGTGGCGGCGGTGCTGGCAGCCCTGGGCGTGCCGGTGACCGCCAGCGGCTGGCTGGGCGCCGAGAACGACGGCGTGTTCACCACCGCCTTCGCCGCCAGCGGCATCGCTGACGCGATGGTGCGGGTGGCGGGCAGCACCCGCACCAACATCAAGCTGGCCGATGCCGGGCGGGGCGACTCGACCGACATCAACCTGCCCGGCCTGTCCCTGCCGCCCGAGGCGCTGGCGCAGGCCGAAGCCCAGTTGCTGGCCACGCTGCAGCAGCAGGTGCAGTACGGCGACTGGTGCGAGCTGGCCGGCAGCCTGCCGCCCGGCGCGGCGGCGGGCGTGTGGGAGCGGTTGGCCCGCGCCCTGGCGGCCCAGGGCGCGCACATCGTGATCGACACGGGCGGCGACGTGCTGCGGCAGCTGCTGCAGCGCCTGTCCGACCCGGCCACCGGCCCGGCGGTGCCGGTGGCGCTCGTCAAGCCCAACCGGGCCGAGCTGGAAGAACTGGCCGGCCGCGCGCTGCCCACGCTGGCGGAGGTGGCCGAGGCCGCGTCCGATTTGTGCCGGCGCTACGGCGTGCGGCAGGCGGTCGTCTCGCTCGGCGGCGACGGCGCGGTGATCGCCACGCCCCAGGGCCGCTGGCATGCCGAGGCACCGCGCGTGCCGGTGGCCACCACGGTGGGGGCGGGCGACGCGCTGGTGGCCGGCACGCTCGCCGCGCTCGCGCAGGGCGGCACCTTCCCCGGCGCGGCCGTCTTCGGCATGGCCTGCGCTGCGGCGCGCATCCAGCGCATCGCGCCCGGCCTGCCGCCGCGTGCCGAGGTGGATGCCATCGCCGCCGCCATCGCGCCGCAGCCGGTCTGA